A genomic region of Pontibaca methylaminivorans contains the following coding sequences:
- a CDS encoding P-loop NTPase family protein, which yields MPQQLPFDLPAKPALGRSDFFVSPANALAVAMIDRATGTDGGKLVLSGPAGSGKTHLAHVWAGPAAARIIAARDLAGQDIASLATGATVIEDAPEAAGDRAAEEALFHLHNLLLAGRQWLLVTGRGAPRDWGLVLPDLQSRLEAAPLAALMAPDDALLSAVLAKLFADRQITPRPDLIPYLVTRIDRSFAAAAEMVAALDRAALASGRPVGRALAVQLLGARPSGS from the coding sequence ATGCCGCAGCAACTGCCTTTCGACCTGCCCGCGAAGCCGGCGCTGGGGCGGAGCGATTTCTTCGTCTCGCCGGCAAACGCGCTTGCCGTGGCGATGATCGACCGCGCCACCGGGACCGACGGCGGCAAGCTCGTGCTGTCGGGGCCGGCGGGGTCGGGCAAGACCCACCTTGCCCATGTCTGGGCGGGGCCTGCCGCGGCGCGGATCATTGCCGCGCGCGACCTGGCCGGGCAGGACATCGCCAGCCTTGCCACCGGCGCGACCGTGATCGAGGACGCACCGGAGGCCGCTGGCGACCGTGCCGCCGAAGAGGCGCTGTTCCACCTTCACAACCTGCTGCTTGCCGGGCGGCAATGGCTGCTCGTCACCGGGCGGGGCGCGCCGCGCGACTGGGGGCTTGTCCTGCCCGACCTGCAAAGCCGGCTCGAGGCCGCACCGCTGGCCGCGCTCATGGCACCCGATGATGCGCTGCTTTCGGCGGTGCTGGCCAAGCTGTTCGCGGATCGGCAGATCACCCCGCGCCCGGATCTCATCCCCTATCTCGTGACGCGTATCGACCGCTCCTTTGCCGCGGCGGCAGAGATGGTCGCGGCGCTTGACCGCGCGGCACTGGCAAGCGGGCGCCCGGTCGGGCGGGCGCTGGCGGTGCAACTGCTTGGCGCCCGTCCCTCCGGCAGTTAG